Part of the Imperialibacter roseus genome, GCCATGAGGTCGGGCCCGCCGCCTTGTCCGGTAATTGACAACCTTAGTGGCTGCATATATTTGCCCATTTTCAACTCTTTGGCAACAAAGAAATTTTCTATCGTGTCATGAGCAGTGGTGGCCGTAACCGAATCTTCAAGTTGGGAAATACGTTTCGATAAGTCGTGAAGAACCGCTGCCACGTCTGGGTTCCACTTCTTTTCAACAACTTGCTGGTCGTAGGCGGTTGGAGCTTCAAAAAAGAACCTGCCCTGTTCCCATAGTTCCTGTGGAAAAGAGACTCTCTCTCTTAGCACTTCACAAATCCTGATTGTGTTTTCTGAGGATGCCTTTAAACCGGCTTTTTCCAGGTCTTTTTCCAAATAAACAGCCAGCTCCTCTGCTGATTTGCTTTTTATATAATGCTGGTTGAACCAGTTGGCCTTGTCGATGTCGAATTTGGCTCCGGCCTTGCTTATGCGCTCAATGGAGAACTCCTGGATAAGTTCTTCCATGCTGAATATTTCCTTTTCGGTGCCAGGGCTCCAGCCCAACAAAGCCAGAAAGTTAATCATTGTTTCCGGCAGGTAGCCTTTTTCCCTAAACCCCTGAGAAAGCTCTCCCGACACCGGGTCTGTCCAGTTGAGTGGAAAAATAGGGAAGCCAGCTTTGTCGGCGTCCCTCTTGCTCAGTTTGCCGTTGCCGTCTGGTTTCAGAAGCAGAGGCAGGTGAGCAAACTGCGGCATGGTGTCTTCCCACCCAAAGTACCTGTACATCAGCACATGTAGGGGTGCCGAGGGCAGCCATTCTTCGCCTCTGATTACATGAGTAATCTTCATGAGGTGATCGTCGACGATATTGGCCAGGTGGTAGGTAGGCATGCCGTCCGACTTCAGCAATATTTTATCATCCAGCACAGACGAATGCACAACAACCCAACCTCTTATGAGGTCATGAAACCGAATGTCTTCTTTGCGAGGCACCATCAAACGAACTACATACGGATCTCCATTGGCAAGCCTCGCCTTCACCTCAGCTTCCGGTAGGGTGAGGGAGTTCTGCATCGTGTTGCGGGTCACGGCGTTGTACTGCTGATTGGCTACCTTGGCAGCTTTCAGCTTCTCCCGCATAGCGTCAAGTTCCTCCGAGGTGTCGAAGGCATAGTAGGCCTTTCCTTCGTCGATTAGCTGCTGGGCATACTGCGCATAGATATCTTTCCTTTCAGATTGCCTGTAGGGGGCGTGAGGGCCTCCGGTTAATGGGCCTTCGTCTATCTCTATACCCACCCACTTTAGTGATTCCAAAATATATGCTTCGGCACCTGGCACAAACCTAGACTGGTCGGTGTCTTCTATGCGCAAAAGCATGGTGCCGTTGCTCTTTCTGGCGAAGAGGTAGTTATAAAGAGCGGTTCTTACACCTCCAATGTGAAGGGCTCCTGTGGGGCTTGGAGCAAAACGAACCCTGACTTCTGAATTGTTCATGTTAACTTATCAAGTACTCGGTGTAGTGCTTTTTGTGTTTGTTTCAAATGGACGTCAAAGTTAGCCAATGCTATCAGATAATTGGCAATGCATCCTGCCAAAGAAAGGCAACCGTAGAGGTAATTTTTAGCTGGCCCCAGGAAAATAAGCGTAAGCAGAAAAGTCAATAGACACCAGAAAACAAGGAAGAATCTGGTGCTGGGAAAAAGGCGATACTTTACCTGAATCAGTGAGCCTGTCGAAGTCTGATCGACAACACCCTCCGCCAGTGGAATGAAATTTTGAGGCTTGGCTACGTTAACGGAAACCCGGAATGAGTCTTGGCAGACAAGGCCCGTAAATGCAAAGTCTTTTCCGGCGCTTGCCTCGGATTTAGTCTCCGTTTTTAAAAGAGCGATGATGTTGGCGGCTTTGGCCGATGAAACAATAGTCTCTCTTTCAAAAGGGACTAACCTCATGCATCAATACCCGCAATAAGGGATATCTCAACCAGGGCGTCTTTGGGCAACCTCGCCACTTCAACGGTTTCACGTGCCGGGGGCTCACTCTTGAAATAGCCTCCATAAATCTCATTGACCACGGGAAAGTCGTTCATGTCTTTGATAAAGATGGAACACTTTAGCACCTCTGCAAAGGAAAGACCCTCTTCCAAAAGGATAGCTTTAAGGTTTTCCATGACCAATTTGGTTTGCGACTTAATATCACCCGACTCAAACTGACCCGTAGCAGGGTTGATAGCCACTTGACCTGATACCAGCACAAGGTTGCCGTATCTTACAGCCTGGCTGTAAGGCCCGATAGGGGCAGGAGCATTTTTAGTGTATACTATTTTCTTCATGCTTATTCAACAGTTACTGACTTGGCAAGGTTTCGTGGCTGATCTACATTACATCCTCTCATCACCGCAATGTGATACGAAAGCAATTGAAGAGGAATAACCGACACCAATGGCATAAGTGCTTCGGAAGTGTGGGGAACCTCAATCACAAAGTCTGCTATTTGGTTGATGGTTTCTTCTCCTTCGGTAACAATAGCAATTACTTTTCCTTTTCGTGCCTTCACTTCTTGAATGTTGGACACTACTTTTTCGTAGGAAGAATCCCTGGTGGCAATAAACACCACGGGCATTTCCTCGTCAATCAAGGCAATAGGGCCATGCTTCATCTCCGCTGCAGGATACCCTTCCGCATGAATGTAGGAGATTTCCTTCAATTTGAGCGCCCCTTCAAGCGCCACGGGGAAATTGTAGCCCCGGCCCAAATAAATGAAGTTTCTGGCATCTTTGAAACGTGCCGATATTTCTTTGATTTGATCGTTAACGTCCAGCGCTTTTTTTATTTTCGCAGGTATGCTTTCAAGCTCCACGAGTAACTCGTGGTATTTGCTCTCCGTAATGGTTCCTTTGCGATGAGCTATCCGCAACGCCATCATGATAAGAACCGTCAGCTGAGCAGTGAAGGCTTTGGTACTTGCAACACCTATCTCAGGGCCAGCGTGCAAATAGGCTCCTTCGTGCGTTATTCTCGAAATGGAAGACCCTACGGCGTTAACCACTCCAAGAATAATGGCTCCTTTGGATTTGGCCAATTCAAGGGCGGCTAGTGTATCGGCTGTTTCACCAGACTGCGAGATAGCAATCACAATATCCCCTTCGTTAATGATCGGGTTCCTGTAACGGAATTCTGACGCATACTCAACCTCTACCGGGATGCGGCAAAAATCTTCAATAATGTATTCAGCAACGAGCCCTGCGTGCCACGAAGTGCCGCAAGCCACAATCACTATTCTTTGGGCATTAGTGAGTGCATTAGCATACTCATGAATACCTCCCAGCACCAGTTTGCCTTCGTTGGCCTTTAAACGGCCCCTCATACAGTCGGCGATGCTGTTGGGCTGTTCAAATATCTCCTTAAGCATGAAATGCTCATATCCACCTTTTTCGATGGCCTCAAGATTGAGGTCAAGCTCATGCACCTGAGGAGTTTGTTCTACATCCTCAAGACTCTTTATTGTCATTTGATTGCCACTGATGACAGCCATTTCTTCGTCCTTCAAATACACCACCTTCTTGGTGTATTCTACGATCGGTGTTGCATCAGAGGCAAGGAAGAAAGAGCCATCATCCTCTTTAATACCAATAACAAGGGGGCTGCCCTTTCTGGCCGCAATAAGTGTGTCGGGGTTGTCTTTGGCGATTACTACAATAGCGTAGGCACCTACCACTCTGGTCAGAGCAAGCCTTACGCCTTCCTCGAGAGAGCAATCTTCAGACGTAATAATATAGTCGATAAAAGACGCCAGCACTTCTGTGTCAGTCTGGCTCTCAAATGTGTATCCCTTTTTTTGAAGCTCTGTTTTTATTGCTGCGTAATTTTCAATAATGCCGTTGTGCACTAGTGAAAGTCTGCCATTGTGCGACCTGTGGGGGTGGGCATTGATATCACTGGGCTCACCATGAGTGGCCCAGCGAGTGTGGCCGATGCCAACGCCAGATTTGGGGCTTTTACCGTCAATGAGGTTTTCAAGCTCTTTGACCTTGCCTTGTTTCTTGTATATCTTGATATCAGAGACGGAATTGTCGTATAAGGCAACTCCTGCACTGTCGTAACCTCTGTATTCAAGTCTTTTAAGGCCCTTAATGAGAATTGGCAATGCTTGCTCTTTTCCCTTGTAGGCAACTATTCCACACATAGCTTATTGTAATCTCGTATAATAAATTTTTAGCTGGATGCTGTCTTTGGGCACAACGAATCTGCTCAAGCTCGTTACATCATTGCCTCCAGGATAAATGATCAGGTCGTTGGTATTAAATATGCTGTCACGTAACCCCTGAAAGAAAAAAGTCGGCGTTCCGCTGTACGACCTTGAGGCTGAGTCGTATAATGGGAGCAGGGCACGAGGCGAACTGGGATTGCCGTAGCTGACATCGGTCAGGACAACATGATTGGCGATTCTGGAAGCCAGTCCAATATTTGCCCCAATTATTTTATTCGTACTATCAGCAAATATATACATAAAGCTATTTGGTGGCATGATTCGATAGTCTACCGAAGTCAATTCATCAATAGCACCGAGCCTTATCTCAGCACGGTTGACGATAATATTTCCCAAAGAATCCACAAACTTTCTGAACGGTCTGAGAGAAAGCTTCGTGTAAATGCCTGTTCCTCCCTGAAGATACATATCGCCTGAAGGAGGAATAAACTCATCACTTCTCTTTACGAGTGTCTCCAGTTCGGTGCCAGTCCTGTCCGCAATTATGCCGTTGTATCTTGTGGCGTTAAAGTTCAGTGTATAAACCAATGAATCTGCGCCGTCAGGCACGTGGTAATGAACATTCACTTTGGAGTTCTCGGGATGGAATCCAAAAATAAGGGTATTGTCTTTCCCTGGAATCAGGGCGAATCCCTTTATCTGATTTTCCAGTTCAGAAGCTGATGTTCCATCTCTAACGATACTAAAGAAGTTACTGGCCCATGCGGGAGTTGCCTTTATCCTTATTACTGTGTCTCTTGATGGAGAGTAAAAGAATTTTTTGGAGGCAGCCGGCGTACGTGACAAGTACTCGGTTGAATCATCCGAATAATAGCTAACCCCGGAATACAGCGTGTCGGATAGCTGGTAAACATTAATGGTTTGAAAAACACTGGTATATTCTCCATACAGGTAGCTCAATTCAAAATCAAACATGATAGAGTCAACTACGCCCTTGTCGTTGATGGCAACAAGCTCGCCGTTTCTCGTTACCTGAGAAAAAGACTTGGCGGTAATGTCTCCAAAGAATGGGTCTTTAAACCTCCCAACAAGTAACCTTGAGTCGTTGGTGGTATTTAGACTATCAAAAAGAATAACAGAAGATGGAAGAGTAAATACCTCTTCGTAAACACCTACATTATTTTCGTTTGGATTAAGCTCCAACCCTACTTCACTTGGGCTTTCACACCCAAAAAGCATTAGGGCTGCTCCAAAGAGCAACCCTGATGCAGTCCTACCCTGCAAGTTCATTATATAGATTGTAGTGTCTGTCTAAAAAGTTCTCGTCATTTTCGATAACGTTGAATTTCTTTTCTTTGGATAATTCGTTGGTTAAATTATTCAGGCTCTCACTTTCTTCTTCTTCTGCTCTGATAACAGCGTCCGAGTATTCGATACCCATCTTAATAAAACCTTCGTAATCTGCTGACTTAAGCGGATTCAACATACTGTCCTCGATATCAATCATTTTCACCTTTTCAAGCAGGTTATCACCAAACTTGAAAGAGAAAGCGTTATCGTATATCGTCAAGACACACTTAGCCGTCTGAAAGATGGGATCGTTCTTGTAAGTAGTTTTTACATACAACGGAATCAGGCTTGTCATCCAGTCGTTGCAGTGGATAATGTCTGGCGCCCAACCCAATTTCTTAACGGTTTCGAGCACACCCTTGCAGAAGAAAATAGCTCTTTCATCATTATCGCTATAGAATTTATCTTCTTTATCGTGAAACACAGACTTTCTGTGGAAGTAATCTTCATTATCGATGAAGTATACCTGTAATTTAGCGTTAGGGATAGAAGCAACCTTAATAACAAGAGGCTTTTCCTCATCTCCCACGGCAATGTTAATGCCGGACAATCTTACTACTTCATGCAGTCTGTTTTTTCGCTCGTTGATCAACCCAAAACGTGGAACAAGAATTCTGATCTCCATGCCTCTTTCCTGCATCGCCTGCGGCAGTCTTCTTACGAATTCTGCTACCTGAGTTGTCTGGAGAAAGGGATTGATTTCGCTGGCTACGTATAGAATGCGAAGTTTTGCCATAAGAGTATTGATTTATATTTGACGGAACAAAACGAGGCACAAAAGTACAAAAAAATAACGTGCTTTCCATACATATTCCCTTTTATAACTTAGTTTTGCTGCCCTTTAGCTCACTCATAATCAGTGCTGTGGAGATAGTAACGTCCCCCTTAGAATGTCGAAAAAAGATACTTTCTCTAACCTTGGAGGGGAAAAATATAGGGTTTGTTCCGACCATGGGGGCACTGCATCAGGGACATCTGGAATTGGTCCGGCAGGCAAGGTCGTTTTGCGATTTTGTGGTGGTTAGCATCTTTGTAAACCGGACACAGTTCAACAGCAAGGAGGACTTCGAGAAATACCCGAAGACCTTCGATAACGACGTTGCGAAATTGAGACTGTCAGGCTGCGATATCGTTTTTGCTCCCACAGATAGTGATATGTACCCTGGCACTCCTGAAGTGAAAATAACTTTCCCTCGCTTCCAAAAATCTATGGAGGGGCACTACCGCCCGGGTCATTTTGAGGGGGTCGCTCTTATCGTTTCGAAGCTGCTGCATGCGGTGCCTGCCCAAAAGGCTTTTTTCGGCAGAAAGGATTGGCAACAGGTGCTTATTATCAAACAGCTGGTCAAAGATCTTCACTTCGACACAGAAATTATTTCGGTGCCAACAGTGAGAGAGCCAGATGGATTGGCTATGTCTTCCCGGAATCAACGTTTGAGCGAGACGGAACGATCATTGGCTGTGATTTTCAGTAAAAGCCTGTATATGGCAAAGGAAAAACTTCTGGGGGGAGATAGTATTGAGGAAACGGTTTCTTCAGTCAGACAAGCATTTGATCGCATGCCGGAGGTAAGACTGGAATACTTTGAAATAGGGAATCGTGAAACTTTAGAGCCTGTACAAACTGTTGAAAGCAATACGCCCGTTTCGCTATTCATCGCAGGGTATGTGGGCGACGTTCGATTGATTGATAATATCTTCCTTCAGGAAGAAACTGAATAAGAAAATGCAGATTGAAATTCTTAAGTCAAAAATTCACCGAGTTCGAATTACTCAGGCAGAGCTTCACTATGTGGGCAGTATCACCATCGATGAGGACCTGATGAAGGCAGCCAACCTTATTGAGAATGAGAAAGTGCAGATCGTCAATATTAACAATGGTGAACGGCTTGAAACCTATGTCATTAAAGGGAAAGCCGGAAGTGGGGAGATTTGCCTCAATGGCCCCGCAGCCCGAAAGGCACAGGTAGGCGACATCGTAATAATCATTTCCTACTGTCACATGGATTTTGAGGAGGCAAAAACCTTTAAGCCCACACTCATCTTCCCTACCGACAATAACAAACTAATCAGTTGAGAAAAACCATCACCAGTGTTGCCCGATACGTTTTAACCCTTGCCCTTGCCTTCGCCCTCCTTTGGTGGCTTTTTAAGGATATTGACCTGGATGACTTCATGGCACGGCTTAGCAAAGTAGAATATGGCTGGGTGTACCTGTCTATTGGTATATCGTTTTTTGGTTATTGGATAAGGGCCTACAGATGGAACTTGCTGTTTAAATCCCTTGATGTATCGGTTAGTACATTCAGGCTGTTTTTGGCTGTCATGGTAGGCTATATGGCCAACATGGCCTTTCCCAGGATGGGGGAGGTTAGCCGGTGTGCTATCCTCAGACGAACAGACAACATCCCGATGTCTACCTCCATTGGCACAGTGGTTACAGAGAGGGGAGTTGATCTAATCTCTCTCTTATCGGTGCTGGCCGGGGCTATGCTTGTCGAGTTCGGGAAAATTTCATCTCTGTTAGGCGACATGATGGGCCGCCTTTGGTCCGGGCTTTCGGTGAGTCAGCTAACCATCACCATTGGAGTTATTGCTGCTGCGATTGTTCTCATCTACTTGCTGATCAAAAGGTTTCAAAAAATGCCGGCCTTCGCAAAGCTCAAGGAATTCCTCGTCAACCTGGGTCATGGTATCGGCAGCATAACTAAACTCAAGTCTCCTGCTCTTTTTATTCTCAGTACCGTGGCCATGTGGTTGAGTTACTTTTTCATGTCTTATGTAATCGTCTTTTCTATGGAGGAGACTGCCTGGCTTGACTTAAAGGCAGGTCTTGTGCTATTGGCCATGGGCGGAATTGGCATGGCTATGCCAGTTCAGGGTGGAATTGGCACATATCATGCCTTTGTGGCAGGAATTTTACTGTGGTATGGCATCGGAGAGCAAACAGGCGTATTTTTTGCTACACTGCTTCATACGTCTCAGGTTGTAACCATCCTCGTGTTGGGAGGGGTATCGATTCTTGTGGCAGTGCTATTACCAGTAAAGAACCAAATTGAAAACAGCGTCGAAAATCCAGGATCGGAAGGCGGCCAGTAGCCAGGTTGCTAGTTGGCATGCCGAAGGGCTTTCAGTGGTGTTTACCAATGGATGCTTCGACATTCTGCACCTGGGCCATGTCGATTATCTTGAAAGGGCGAAAGAACTGGGTGACAAGCTGGTAGTGGCGCTGAATACTGATGCTTCGGTTCAGCGACTGAAAGGGCCCGAAAGGCCTATCGTGAATGAGGCATCCAGGGCCAGGGTAATGGCCGCTCTCGGGTTCGTTGATCTGGTGGTTTTTTTTGACGAGGAAACGCCGAAAGAGCTGATCGAAGCCCTTCAACCAAATATTTTAGTGAAAGGCGGTGACTACACTGTTGAAACTATTGTGGGTGCCGATTTTGTTTTGAAACACGGTGGAAAAGTTATTCCGCTCCCATTGATAGATGGGTATTCTACTACTACATTTGTGAATAAAATTAAGCTAAACGATAAAAACTTATGATGCTTCTTCTGATTGGTGTTGTTTTTATGATCATCAGCTGGTCGGTGAGTAACAAGCTGAAAAATAAATTTAAAAAGTACTCCCAGGTTGGGCTAGCCTCTAACCTTAGTGGCCGTGAAATTGCCGAAAAAATGCTGGCAGATCATGGTATATATGATGTGAAAGTTGTTTCGGTTGAAGGTCAGTTGACGGATCATTACAATCCGGCCAATAAAACCGTCAACCTGAGTCCAGAGGTATACCACGGCAGGTCTGCCGCTGCGGCTGCCGTAGCTGCCCACGAATGTGGCCATGCAGTGCAACACGCTACGGCCTATAGCTTCCTTGAGTTCAGATCGGCCATGGTGCCAGTGCAGAACGTTACTGCCAGGGTAATGAACATTATGTTCATGGCGATGTTGTTCGGAGCCTTTTTCATGAAGGGATTTGCTGAAACAGGTCTGCTGATAATTATTGGTTGCTATTTTGTATTTACCCTTTTTGCTTTCGTTACATTGCCTGTTGAGTTTGACGCAAGTAGCAGAGCCCTGGCGTGGATTGACCGGAAAGGCATAGTAACCTCGAAGGAACATGAAATGGCCAAAGATGCTTTGAAATGGGCTGCAATGACTTATGTGGTGGCTGCATTGTCGGCACTGGTTACGCTGTTTTACTTTATTCTTTCCTACCTGGGCATGAGCAGAGACTAACAAAATATTTTAAAGAAATGATGGGGACTTGGGCGTGGCTCAAGTCCTTTTTTGTTTATTTTTAGCTCATTCAATAACCCGCACATAACTTATGATGAAATTTGACTTGACTGAAGAGCAGCTGGCAGTAAGAGATGCCGCAAGAGATTTTGCACAGAATGAATTGCTTCCCGGGGTAATTGAGAGGGATGAGCATCAAAAATTTCCGGCTGAGCAGGTCAAAATGATGGGGGAGCTGGGGTTCATGGGCATGATGGTGGATCCAAAGTATGGCGGGAGCGGTATGGACACTGTGTCCTATGTGCTGGCCATGGAGGAGATATCGAAAGTGGATGCTTCAGCCTCCGTTTGCATGTCGGTGAACAATTCACTTGTGTGCTGGGGCCTCGAAAAATACGGGAGCGAGGAGCAGAAGCAGAAATACCTTACAAGATTAGCCAAGGGTGAGATCATCGGGGCATTTTGCCTGTCAGAGCCGGAAGCTGGTTCCGATGCCACCTCGCAACGAACCACTGCTGAGGACAAGGGCGACTACTACCTGCTTAACGGAACAAAGAACTGGATCACGAATGGAAACAGTGCATCTGTATACATTGTGATGGCGCAAACCGATGCTTCCAAGGCCCACAAAGGAATCAATGCGTTGATAGTGGAAAAGGGCATGGATGGCTTTGTTGTTGGGAAAAAGGAAAATAAGCTGGGCATCAGAGGATCCGATACCCATTCGCTGATGTTTCAGGATGTGAAGGTGCCAAAGGCAAATAGGATAGGCGACGATGGATTTGGCTTTTCATTTGCCATGAGCACGCTTAACGGCGGTAGAATTGGCATAGCTTCCCAGGCGCTCGGAATTGCCTCCGGGGCGATGGAGCTGTCAATTGCCTATGCGAAAGAACGCAAAGCTTTTGGGAAAAGCATCGCTGAGCACCAGGCCATTCAGTTCAAACTTGCTGACATGGCTACTGAAATTGAAGCTGCCAGGTTGCTTTGTCTCAGGGCGGCGCAATTAAAAGATCAGAAGGCAGATTTTAGTCAGGCAAGTGCGATGGCCAAACTTTTTGCATCCGATGTAGCTATGAAGACGACGGTGGAAGCAGTGCAGATTCATGGCGGTTACGGTTACGTGAAAGAGTACCATGTGGAGCGGCTTATGAGGGACGCAAAAATCACGCAGATTTACGAAGGGACGTCAGAAATTCAGAAAATTGTAATTTCCAGAGGGTTGCTCAAAAAATGAGTTCCTTTTTAATTCATATTTGAGCTAGGTATTTTGTTATTAAATCATATTTGTATTAGTTTTATACAAATTCATTGTTAATTTTTTCTATTGCCACCCGCTCTCGCAAATTGTAAGATTCATGGAAGAGTATAATAAAATTATTGAATCTCTTAGTATCAGATTTATTAAGGCACGCCACACCAATGTAATTCAATCTGTTACAGTAGAGAATTTTTATGACGTTGAAAACACCATTTTTTTGGTTCACAAGGGGGTTTTGAAGTTTGGTAAGGACAAAGAAGAGGTGAATGCCGGCGAGGTGCTTTTCGTGCCGGGCGGTAAAATGGCGTCTATTACTTATGGCTCAGGAAAGGCCATCAGCTTGTCTAATGACGACTTTTTGAACAACAAAGAGAAGTACCTGGAGAGCGTGAAGGGTTATAGCCAGGAGGAAGAAACGAGAGATAATTTTAGCTACATCACTTTCGAAGCAAAAGTATTTGACACAGTCAACTTTTTTGCTTCACTTGACATACCGCCGTTTGTGATGAAAGACCCTATGATGGGTGCTTTGATCCAGGACATTGTTGTTGAGCACTTTTCCGGAAAGCTGGGCAGGGATAGAATTGTGAAGCTTGAAACGGATAGATTGGTGGTGCAGGCCATCAGATATATCATTCAACACAACCTGTATGTGGAGCAGCTGGCTACCAATAGCAATTACTTCAAGGATCCTCGCCTGATAGATATCTTTGCCTATATCAAGGATAATCTGGGTGACGACCTTTCCAATAAGATTTTGGCCAATGTTGCCAATGTTTCGGAGGATTATGTGGGGCAGTACTTCAAAATGCTGACCGGCATTAACCCGCAGGACTACATCGAGTACCAGCGAATGGAAAAGGCAGTTAACCTTTTGCGAACCTCAAAGAAAAGCATTAGAGAAATAGGTAAGGATGTGGGATATAAAGACACGGCGTATTTTTGCCGTCGTTTCAAAATGATGTTTGGAATCCCTGCAGGTAAAATGCGAAGGAGAGAGTCTTTAATTAATGTTTAAAGGCTTTTGATTGAGGTGATGAATTCTTTCCGATACTTCAATCAATAGATTTGGGTTTTCCTCCACACTGTTGCCCAGAATAAGCATGTCGGCTCCAGCCTGAAGGGCCTGTATGGCCAAATGAACCGAGCTGATTCCCCCACCGACGATTAAAGGCACATTAATATTTTTCTTGACGGCAGTAATTACTTTGGGTGGAATAGGTGCCTCTGCCCCGCTGCCAGCGTCCATATAAATTATTTGTAAACCGAGCATTTCGCCGGCCATTGCTGTAGAAACAGCGATGCTTACCTTGTCCGTGGGAATGGGCGTGGTGTTGCTGATGTAGCTCGCAGCCGTAGCATGGCCGCTGTTCACCAGCATATACCCCACTGGTATTACTTCAAGGTGTGTTCTTTTTAAAATGGGTGCAGCTATCACATGCTGGCCTATCAGATACTCCGGGTTCCTTCCTGAGATCAAAGAAAGAAAAAGAATGGCGTCGGCATTGGAGTCTATTTGATAGTAGTTGCCTGGAAAAATGATCACCGGAATGCTGGAATTCGCTTTGATGAGCTGGATGATCTGGCTAAAATTATTCTTGGTCATCAGGCTGCCACCCACAAGAATATAGTCAACCTTATTTTCTACACACATGTTAATCACCCTGAGGCAAGCGCTGTTGTCCGACACCTTGTCAGGGTCAATTAATATGCCCAGGGAACGTTTACCTTCGTTGCTCTTCTGTGTCAGTTGACTCAGTAGGTGGTTCATTCGTCAGTATTCTTTTTTGAATATAATTTAAGCCAAATTGAAGTAAAACTCCCCAAAGAGCCGCCATGCTTTTATTGAGTGTCAATTTTAAAAATGATTTTGGCGGTTTTTCAACTAGTTCTACAGGCTGGTCAGGGCTTTTTTTTTAAGATTCTCTGTTCTGGAAGAGGATGTGATAAGTCTGGCTACCTGGTAGCCTGCAAAAAGGACGCCGCCAATAATCAGCCCGGTTTTCAGTGCCCGGGATACATTTTGCTCAACAGAGTCGGTTCCGGTTTGGAGTTTCTTTTTTGCCTTTCGCTCCATCTCCTCAAGTTGTTCCTTCCGTTTGGTAATTGCCGCTTTACTCATCTTCTTCAATTGATTTTTCTGTGAGGGCCTCCTTCTCTTTCATCGCTTTGGTGATCTGATTTTCAACAGCGTCCTTCAATTTGCCGGATTGGAGCAGATACACGAAAAAAAGCAACGCAAG contains:
- a CDS encoding lysylphosphatidylglycerol synthase transmembrane domain-containing protein, which encodes MRKTITSVARYVLTLALAFALLWWLFKDIDLDDFMARLSKVEYGWVYLSIGISFFGYWIRAYRWNLLFKSLDVSVSTFRLFLAVMVGYMANMAFPRMGEVSRCAILRRTDNIPMSTSIGTVVTERGVDLISLLSVLAGAMLVEFGKISSLLGDMMGRLWSGLSVSQLTITIGVIAAAIVLIYLLIKRFQKMPAFAKLKEFLVNLGHGIGSITKLKSPALFILSTVAMWLSYFFMSYVIVFSMEETAWLDLKAGLVLLAMGGIGMAMPVQGGIGTYHAFVAGILLWYGIGEQTGVFFATLLHTSQVVTILVLGGVSILVAVLLPVKNQIENSVENPGSEGGQ
- the rfaE2 gene encoding D-glycero-beta-D-manno-heptose 1-phosphate adenylyltransferase; the encoded protein is MKTASKIQDRKAASSQVASWHAEGLSVVFTNGCFDILHLGHVDYLERAKELGDKLVVALNTDASVQRLKGPERPIVNEASRARVMAALGFVDLVVFFDEETPKELIEALQPNILVKGGDYTVETIVGADFVLKHGGKVIPLPLIDGYSTTTFVNKIKLNDKNL
- a CDS encoding zinc metallopeptidase, with translation MLLLIGVVFMIISWSVSNKLKNKFKKYSQVGLASNLSGREIAEKMLADHGIYDVKVVSVEGQLTDHYNPANKTVNLSPEVYHGRSAAAAAVAAHECGHAVQHATAYSFLEFRSAMVPVQNVTARVMNIMFMAMLFGAFFMKGFAETGLLIIIGCYFVFTLFAFVTLPVEFDASSRALAWIDRKGIVTSKEHEMAKDALKWAAMTYVVAALSALVTLFYFILSYLGMSRD
- a CDS encoding acyl-CoA dehydrogenase, which translates into the protein MKFDLTEEQLAVRDAARDFAQNELLPGVIERDEHQKFPAEQVKMMGELGFMGMMVDPKYGGSGMDTVSYVLAMEEISKVDASASVCMSVNNSLVCWGLEKYGSEEQKQKYLTRLAKGEIIGAFCLSEPEAGSDATSQRTTAEDKGDYYLLNGTKNWITNGNSASVYIVMAQTDASKAHKGINALIVEKGMDGFVVGKKENKLGIRGSDTHSLMFQDVKVPKANRIGDDGFGFSFAMSTLNGGRIGIASQALGIASGAMELSIAYAKERKAFGKSIAEHQAIQFKLADMATEIEAARLLCLRAAQLKDQKADFSQASAMAKLFASDVAMKTTVEAVQIHGGYGYVKEYHVERLMRDAKITQIYEGTSEIQKIVISRGLLKK
- a CDS encoding helix-turn-helix domain-containing protein encodes the protein MEEYNKIIESLSIRFIKARHTNVIQSVTVENFYDVENTIFLVHKGVLKFGKDKEEVNAGEVLFVPGGKMASITYGSGKAISLSNDDFLNNKEKYLESVKGYSQEEETRDNFSYITFEAKVFDTVNFFASLDIPPFVMKDPMMGALIQDIVVEHFSGKLGRDRIVKLETDRLVVQAIRYIIQHNLYVEQLATNSNYFKDPRLIDIFAYIKDNLGDDLSNKILANVANVSEDYVGQYFKMLTGINPQDYIEYQRMEKAVNLLRTSKKSIREIGKDVGYKDTAYFCRRFKMMFGIPAGKMRRRESLINV
- a CDS encoding geranylgeranylglyceryl/heptaprenylglyceryl phosphate synthase, yielding MNHLLSQLTQKSNEGKRSLGILIDPDKVSDNSACLRVINMCVENKVDYILVGGSLMTKNNFSQIIQLIKANSSIPVIIFPGNYYQIDSNADAILFLSLISGRNPEYLIGQHVIAAPILKRTHLEVIPVGYMLVNSGHATAASYISNTTPIPTDKVSIAVSTAMAGEMLGLQIIYMDAGSGAEAPIPPKVITAVKKNINVPLIVGGGISSVHLAIQALQAGADMLILGNSVEENPNLLIEVSERIHHLNQKPLNIN